The following are from one region of the Amycolatopsis sp. QT-25 genome:
- a CDS encoding cytochrome P450: MLPDPFAAKTRGITEPDPVRPALRAAGPLVEVAAPEGGSAWIVTEEKLARAVLSDPRIAKDPALAPEKWTALEQTAAEQPSLTTLDGPDHTRLRRAHAPLLSAKRIQAQSDRIHRTAQALLTELGDGTVDLMDGFSTRFPLAVLLDLLGIPLRLLDAAVDACRRMTDPAPGAQGRAIAAIADLAAAGLTPNRNGLAKELRDNLPPETSEDDLRYHLFALIFAGQLTTDASIGFLISRLLNGDPAPESHLVRETLREHPPAPFTLWRFTTTEIELAGIRLPAKAPVLVDIQGVNTDPAREPGPELTFGAGPHFCVGAQLAQLELRAVAAVLRTDLPRARLAVPYPELRQTFLGGIQGTRLTQLPVLLHG; encoded by the coding sequence GTGCTCCCCGATCCGTTCGCCGCGAAGACCCGCGGCATCACCGAGCCCGATCCCGTCCGCCCCGCGCTGCGAGCCGCCGGCCCACTCGTCGAAGTGGCCGCGCCCGAGGGCGGAAGCGCCTGGATCGTGACCGAGGAGAAGCTGGCCCGCGCGGTCCTGTCGGACCCGCGCATCGCGAAAGACCCCGCGCTGGCTCCCGAGAAATGGACCGCGCTCGAACAGACCGCCGCCGAACAGCCGTCCCTCACCACGCTGGACGGCCCGGACCACACGCGCCTGCGGCGAGCGCACGCTCCGCTCCTGAGCGCCAAACGGATCCAGGCCCAGTCAGACCGGATCCACCGGACCGCGCAAGCGCTGCTGACGGAACTCGGCGACGGAACCGTCGACCTCATGGACGGGTTCTCCACCCGTTTCCCGCTCGCCGTGCTGCTCGATCTGCTCGGCATCCCGCTCCGGCTGCTCGACGCCGCCGTCGACGCCTGCCGCCGCATGACCGACCCGGCACCGGGTGCCCAGGGCAGGGCCATCGCCGCGATCGCGGACCTCGCCGCCGCGGGGCTGACCCCGAACCGGAACGGGCTCGCGAAGGAACTACGCGACAATCTCCCGCCCGAGACGTCCGAAGACGATCTGCGGTATCACCTGTTCGCGTTGATCTTCGCCGGGCAGCTGACCACCGACGCCTCGATCGGTTTCCTGATCTCACGGCTGCTGAACGGGGACCCCGCCCCCGAGAGCCACCTGGTCCGCGAAACGCTCCGGGAGCATCCGCCCGCCCCGTTCACCCTTTGGCGGTTCACGACCACGGAGATCGAACTCGCCGGGATCCGGCTCCCCGCCAAGGCCCCGGTGCTCGTCGACATCCAGGGCGTCAACACCGACCCGGCCAGGGAACCCGGTCCGGAGCTGACCTTCGGCGCGGGCCCGCATTTCTGTGTCGGCGCCCAGCTCGCGCAGCTCGAACTGCGGGCGGTCGCGGCGGTCCTGCGCACGGACCTCCCCCGGGCCCGGCTCGCCGTGCCCTACCCGGAACTCCGGCAGACGTTCCTCGGCGGCATCCAGGGCACGCGGCTCACGCAGCTGCCGGTGCTGCTGCACGGCTGA
- a CDS encoding alpha/beta hydrolase: MGTKRVTTPVLEIEYEHAGPAAGAPVVLLHGFPYDVRAYDEVARILADDGASVYVPYLRGFGGTRFLDDATPRSGQQAALAQDLIEFMDALGLEGAVVAGYDWGGRAACITAALRPERVCGLVSVDGYNVQHLASAGEPAPPEWERTYWYQYYFHSERGRRGLAENRDELCALLWRTWSPTWTGADAAFPASAPSLHNPDFVEVVIHSYRHRFVLAEGDPRYQALEDLIAREPVITVPTVVLESGDDGVGGPGAASDREYFTGPYDHRVLPGVGHNVPQEAPEAFAAAVASLLQ; encoded by the coding sequence ATGGGCACGAAGCGCGTCACCACACCGGTTCTGGAGATCGAGTACGAACACGCCGGTCCGGCCGCCGGGGCGCCGGTGGTCCTGCTCCACGGGTTCCCGTACGACGTCCGGGCCTACGACGAGGTCGCCCGGATCCTCGCGGACGACGGCGCCTCGGTGTACGTCCCGTATCTGCGCGGGTTCGGCGGGACGCGGTTCCTCGACGACGCCACCCCCCGTTCCGGGCAGCAGGCCGCGCTCGCACAGGACCTGATCGAGTTCATGGACGCGCTGGGGCTGGAGGGCGCGGTCGTCGCCGGATACGACTGGGGCGGCCGCGCCGCGTGCATCACCGCGGCGCTCCGGCCCGAACGCGTGTGCGGACTGGTCTCGGTGGACGGCTACAACGTCCAGCACCTGGCCTCTGCCGGGGAACCGGCGCCGCCGGAATGGGAACGCACCTACTGGTACCAGTACTATTTCCATTCCGAACGAGGCCGCCGCGGGCTGGCGGAGAACCGTGACGAGTTGTGCGCCCTGTTGTGGCGCACCTGGTCGCCGACCTGGACCGGCGCCGACGCGGCGTTCCCGGCCAGCGCCCCGAGCCTGCACAACCCGGACTTCGTCGAGGTCGTCATCCACTCCTACCGGCACCGATTCGTGCTGGCGGAAGGGGATCCGCGGTACCAGGCGCTCGAAGACCTGATCGCGCGGGAGCCGGTGATCACGGTGCCGACGGTCGTACTGGAGAGCGGGGACGACGGCGTCGGCGGGCCCGGCGCGGCGAGTGACCGCGAGTACTTCACCGGGCCGTACGACCACCGCGTTCTGCCTGGTGTCGGCCACAACGTCCCGCAGGAGGCACCCGAAGCCTTCGCCGCCGCTGTGGCCTCACTGCTCCAATGA
- a CDS encoding ATP-binding protein, translating to MSARTSQMDDLRLVAQPNAVLCSELFVRLILSDWSLRPLLDQAKAAAARLVGALVDVADPKEPPFLTLRLRLRSDVLVIEVDHGLDGLPAPTPAPGERTGVARCETGGVTTWCELPLPGGLSAGQVRLPRRGDRRTLVDEPVSGEPVGADPEVLERLLTRLSGWSG from the coding sequence GTGAGCGCGCGCACTTCCCAGATGGACGACCTCCGGCTGGTGGCACAACCGAATGCCGTGTTGTGCTCCGAGCTTTTCGTCCGTCTCATCTTGTCGGACTGGTCCTTGCGGCCGTTGCTCGATCAGGCGAAGGCCGCCGCCGCCAGATTGGTGGGGGCGCTCGTCGACGTGGCCGACCCGAAGGAGCCGCCGTTCCTGACGCTCAGACTGCGGTTGCGCTCGGACGTGCTGGTCATCGAGGTCGACCACGGTCTGGACGGACTTCCCGCGCCGACGCCCGCGCCCGGTGAGCGGACCGGGGTGGCGCGGTGCGAGACCGGCGGGGTGACGACGTGGTGCGAGCTGCCGCTGCCCGGTGGCCTGTCCGCCGGACAGGTCCGGCTGCCGCGGCGGGGCGACCGCCGGACCCTGGTGGACGAGCCCGTCTCCGGTGAACCCGTCGGTGCCGATCCCGAAGTGCTGGAACGGCTTCTGACGCGACTGAGCGGATGGTCGGGCTGA
- a CDS encoding LysE family translocator translates to MSIAFLITTLVVVATPGTGVVYTLSAGLARGRRASVVAATACTLGIVPHMVAAITGLAALLHASAVAFEILKYLGVAYLLYMAWATLRDREAIVVEGDPEPASTLRTITSGVLINVLNPKLTLFFFAFLPQFVPAGEPGSIPRMLLLSGVFMLATFVVFSVYGVLAAGVRHHVLSRPRVLAWLRRIFAGSFAALGAKLAFTTQ, encoded by the coding sequence GTGAGCATCGCCTTCCTGATCACCACCCTGGTCGTGGTCGCCACGCCCGGCACCGGCGTGGTCTACACGCTGTCCGCCGGACTGGCCCGCGGCAGACGCGCGAGCGTCGTCGCCGCGACCGCCTGCACCCTCGGCATCGTCCCGCACATGGTCGCCGCGATCACCGGTCTCGCGGCGCTGCTGCACGCGAGCGCGGTGGCGTTCGAGATCCTCAAGTACCTCGGCGTGGCCTACCTGCTCTACATGGCGTGGGCGACACTGCGAGACCGGGAAGCGATCGTCGTGGAGGGCGATCCCGAACCCGCGTCGACCCTGCGGACGATCACCTCCGGCGTGTTGATCAACGTCCTGAATCCGAAACTGACCCTGTTCTTCTTCGCCTTCCTGCCCCAATTCGTCCCGGCGGGCGAACCCGGCTCGATCCCCCGGATGCTGCTGCTGAGCGGGGTGTTCATGCTGGCGACGTTCGTGGTGTTCAGCGTGTACGGCGTCCTCGCCGCCGGCGTGCGGCACCACGTCCTCTCCCGGCCGCGCGTCCTCGCCTGGCTTCGGCGGATCTTCGCCGGTTCCTTCGCCGCGCTCGGTGCCAAGCTCGCGTTCACCACCCAGTAG
- a CDS encoding phenylalanine--tRNA ligase beta subunit-related protein, with the protein MRLQHHPEIHAAHPGLAVGTLQAGGITPEMPVDLEKFVERATQRLADGPESEFPEIQAWRRAFARMGLKPTQYRCASEALLRRLRKEGSLPRIHPVIDLCNAVSVAYAIPVAVLDIAKISGSLEVRPARGDEKYVTFAGTIEQPNPGEVIFADEDGQAHARRWTNRQSGHSAVSATTSDVLIVSEGLHATAAEEVRLLIEAIAGELATAGIVTTP; encoded by the coding sequence ATGCGACTCCAGCACCACCCCGAGATCCACGCCGCTCACCCCGGCCTCGCCGTCGGCACGCTCCAGGCCGGCGGTATCACCCCTGAAATGCCGGTCGACCTGGAGAAGTTCGTCGAACGGGCGACACAACGGCTGGCTGACGGCCCGGAATCGGAGTTCCCCGAAATCCAAGCCTGGCGCCGGGCGTTCGCCAGGATGGGCCTGAAGCCGACGCAATACCGCTGCGCGTCGGAGGCCCTGCTGCGCCGGCTGCGGAAGGAAGGCTCCCTGCCCCGGATCCACCCGGTGATCGACCTCTGCAACGCGGTCTCGGTCGCCTACGCCATTCCCGTCGCCGTGCTCGACATCGCGAAGATCAGCGGCTCGCTGGAGGTCCGCCCCGCGCGAGGCGACGAGAAATACGTGACCTTCGCCGGGACGATCGAACAACCGAACCCCGGTGAGGTGATCTTCGCGGACGAAGACGGTCAAGCCCACGCGCGGCGGTGGACGAACCGGCAGAGCGGGCACTCGGCGGTCTCCGCCACGACGTCCGACGTGCTGATCGTTTCCGAAGGGCTGCACGCGACCGCGGCCGAGGAGGTCCGGCTGCTGATCGAGGCCATCGCGGGCGAACTGGCGACGGCGGGCATCGTCACGACGCCTTGA
- a CDS encoding Ku protein produces MRPVWSGSLSLGLVTVPVRLYSAVEDHTVHFRQFQRGTEDRIRYRRVNERTGEEVGYEDIVKGYELDGGEYVVVEPEELDEIAPGRSKSLDIESFVELDAIDPMFFDKTYWLAPAKDEFERPYALLLEAMRSSDKAGIAKFVMRGREYLALVRSGDGVMVLNTLHFAADLRDPAEQLPDLPGKAKARGKELDMAANLIDAMSDDWRPEEYRDTYTDRVRKLIKAKKKGDTITPATEPGEPTKVVDLFEALSKSVKSGKAKKKSGAKKPPAKKAAPKRDLSSLSKADLEKLARERDIKGRSKMTRAALEKALKAS; encoded by the coding sequence ATGCGTCCGGTCTGGAGTGGTTCGCTTTCACTCGGTCTGGTGACGGTGCCGGTCCGGTTGTACAGCGCGGTCGAGGACCACACGGTGCACTTCCGCCAGTTCCAGCGCGGCACCGAGGACCGCATCCGGTACCGGCGGGTGAACGAGCGCACCGGCGAGGAAGTCGGCTACGAGGACATCGTCAAGGGTTACGAGCTCGACGGTGGCGAGTACGTGGTCGTCGAACCCGAGGAACTCGACGAGATCGCCCCCGGGCGGTCGAAGTCGCTCGACATCGAGAGCTTCGTCGAACTGGACGCCATCGACCCGATGTTCTTCGACAAGACGTATTGGCTCGCACCCGCGAAGGACGAGTTCGAGCGCCCGTACGCGTTGCTGCTGGAGGCGATGCGCTCGTCGGACAAGGCCGGGATCGCGAAGTTCGTCATGCGCGGCCGGGAATACCTGGCGCTGGTCCGGTCCGGTGACGGCGTCATGGTGCTCAATACCTTGCATTTCGCCGCCGACCTGCGGGATCCCGCCGAGCAGCTGCCGGATCTCCCCGGCAAGGCGAAGGCGCGCGGCAAGGAACTCGACATGGCCGCCAACCTGATCGACGCGATGAGCGACGACTGGCGGCCCGAAGAATACCGCGACACCTACACCGACCGCGTGCGAAAGCTGATCAAGGCCAAGAAGAAGGGCGACACCATCACGCCCGCCACCGAACCCGGTGAGCCGACGAAGGTCGTCGACCTGTTCGAGGCCCTTTCGAAGAGCGTGAAGAGCGGGAAGGCCAAGAAGAAGTCCGGGGCGAAGAAGCCTCCAGCGAAGAAAGCCGCGCCCAAGAGGGATCTGTCCTCTTTGTCGAAGGCGGACCTGGAGAAACTGGCTCGGGAGCGCGACATCAAGGGGCGGTCGAAGATGACGCGTGCCGCTCTGGAGAAGGCGCTCAAGGCGTCGTGA